CTGTAATTCCACCTCCTAGAAGACTAAGTGGACTAGAAGGTGTTTCTTATCCATTTGTATTTACATCTTCTAATCAACCACGTCCTCAAAGAGCCAACATCGGAGGCATATCCCATTTATCAGGGATACGTGGAATTCATACTTATTCAGGTGAAAGTGGAGAAAATCAACATATTGTTACATCCAGATCAAATACTCAAAACGGAGCAAATGATTTAACTGGTACAACACAAGAAATTACA
The sequence above is drawn from the Plasmodium reichenowi strain SY57 chromosome Unknown, whole genome shotgun sequence genome and encodes:
- a CDS encoding merozoite surface protein 6, whose product is VIPPPRRLSGLEGVSYPFVFTSSNQPRPQRANIGGISHLSGIRGIHTYSGESGENQHIVTSRSNTQNGANDLTGTTQEITQGEQASSETNRNPTSGSNS